tttttttctataaatctTTGTAGTATTTTTATGTTGTCAGTTACTAACACTttctttttgttaaacattGTTGCCCCATGACAAAACCTGACGAGGCCAGTTGTGATACTGTCACACCCCCCTTGGcgcaacgaggagcacctgtggcGGATCAAGAGATGGACACATAAGAAGGAGGCACAGAACACGCacagatgtggaaccttgttcagcgttaTTACTCATCTGTGTAgtttgcctttgctttcctgtCTTTCCTGATTCCTCATCTTCGTTcctgtcctcatcctccttcttGTTTCCCTGAACCTTCTTCTGTATCTCCACGACTTCCTGGCTTAccacgactccttgcctgttccCCGGATTACGTCTCTCGGATTCAACTTCGTTCGCCCATCAGTGACTCTGCCTGTTTCTTGACCATGTTTTCTGGATTGCCTCCTTGAAAgctcttcctgtgctccgcacttgggtccggcgctCCCGCTTCGGGGAAACTCCGTGACAGATACAGCACTCCAACAGAAGCTGATGATTCCATGCGGACGAGACCTGCATAGGCAAACCAGGACATCAACTTATTAGCTCTAGTGACCATAGTGTTGTTATAAACAGCTATTTAAGTTGacttcaaagtcactttcagTTCAGAAGGCTCAGGTggggtggacagccactggcacttggcccgcagaggtttctttttctcccttgcaTTTAAGTTGGGAGattcttttgttcctttcttccatGGCCAGTCGGCTTACTTACACTGATAATTAATttatagccaaccttttatttgtattatctGTATAGTAGAGGGACGTagaggcacggtggtgcaacgggtttggctgggtcctgctctctgatgggtctggggtttgagtcctgcttggggtgctttgcgatggactagcatcctgtcctgggtgtgtcctctccccatccagccttgtgccctgtgttgctgggttaggctccggtttgctgtgaccctgctttggatgagtggcttcagctagtgtgtgtgtgtgtgtgtgtgtgtgtgtgtgtgtgtgtgtgtgtgtgtgtgtgtgtgtgtgtgtgtatttctgtagttctttgttcagctctctgtgtccctttgtgagaagagcactctataaaaatcaGTTGAATTGAACATCCAAGAGTTTATTGCTTGAAGCTTCCGCTTTCGTTTTTATCCTGGTTAGAACACGTTTTCCGCCTTCTCTAAAGACAGTAGTGGGTacctttgtatgaaatcttcAGTTCCTTGCCAGTCTGATGCATGGAATAGGCTTGCAAAGCAACAATAGACTGTGTTCCTTGAGAAAGCTCTTTTGTTTAGGCCATTTTTAAATCCAGATACAAACTTTAGGAATCCCAGTCTGTTGAAACCCAAGGAAAAACGACTTACTTTTTTGAACAGAATCAGCTGTGCTAACACAATTACAAAGGTTTCTCTACCATTAGGATCATTACCATTACAGTTTACCATTAGGACATTGGAGTAATAGctggtgaaaataaaaaaaaagcaatataaatgtcattttaagcaGTAATAACCATTTGATACATTAGTGATGATGTCTGagctgtattttaaaatcagtttaatggtaccttgataaaaaaagtataatttctTCTAAAATTGCTGAGTGGTTCCAAACTTTttcaatatatacatataggtggtccccaatttacattAGTTCaacttcacgatggtgagctggcgatagacattcagtagaaactgtactttgaattttttttttttttttctttgcaagcaATATGCGGAGTGATACTTTCTCATGATattgggcagcggcagcgatccgcatctcccagcgtgtcacacagaggtgtgtattaaatgcgtttttgacttacgatattttcgataAATTCTCATATGTTTTGCTTGTGTACcaaaagaaatgtttgcttCTTAAAATACGACAGGAATTTTCTTTGTTCTCAGTACCTCCTTCTGAGACTATCTTCTGTAATCATTACTGGGTGTTTTTAAAGCCAGCCATGAAAAACAGGGAAACGTATTAAACCACAAGGGATGAACTTTATGAACTGGGAGCAAAGCGTTCCCCATAgagttacattttaaattgcaaataaatgaaacaaaataagcTGTGCTCATTATTATTAGAGGTGGTTCTAGAGACTTTGTTAATAACACATTAACCTGCACTGGTTTCAGAGCAACTTCATTGGCATTAGTGTCATCATTTCTCACCAACAATGTAAAATTCAGTATGGTCTTTATATAAAAAGAAAGCTTTTTTAGCCAAAGTTAAAAACAAgattattaaacaaaatgtcCAATTACTGTCTTGAACATTCAAGTTCTCATAGATGGACTTCAAAATGGATAATAAGTTTTTATTACCCATTTTGAAGTTAAAACAAAATCCACCCTGGTATTTTTGataaaatgcatacatgtgCATCTCATCTGAAATTTAActaaaaagcataaaatgaaaGCTAAATATAACACCCTCATAATCCTGCACTTGAGTTTGATATTATAAGGAACTAATCTAGCAGTAgcccaacaaacacacacccgaCCCAGAGCAGACAaacaactgaaaacaaactTTTTGAAACTGTTACTGTTATCCCACTTGTACACTCTCCTTTACTCTTTTAATTCACCAACATGCCTGTGCTGATAATATACTTGCAGAGCTTTAATAAAGATTGCTAGTACTCTTGATGGCAATCCAATTATTGACAATTGTTATTCTGAAGGATTGTAAAAATCAGTCTGAGGAGAGCAGCACTAGTATCTCCACTAGAAAATGGAAGTTTAGTTACATTAGGAATGTTAAGGTTCTGAAATAATTTGACTCTCCAAAAGTTAAATCGTAGGTTTTACGTAAAAGGAtctaaaattattgaaaataaaaatgaaaatgggatTGGGCATCCTTTGTTGGTTTTAGCAGAATAGTGTTAACAGAAgaatttacatgtttttgaTCATCCGACCCTACACTGAACAAGGAGTGGACGCATTCTATTGTtctgtattgttatttttataaagtgctgttattattatttttttattgctgtagtTTTTAATGATATTTAGCATacattaatttgctttaaagggggtgcagtggtgcagtgggttggacctcggtcctgctgtccggtgggtctggggttcgagtcccgcttggggtgccttgcgacggactggcgtcccgtcctgggtgtgtcccctccccctccagccttacgccctgtgttgccgggtaggctccgtgacgccgtatgggacaagcggttctgaaaatgtgtgtgtgtgtgtgtgtgtaatttgcttTACAGTTGTAATCTATACATTAAATGTTGTAGTATATTTCATATAGtacactataaaaataaacttattatTACACTACATAAGAAGGCAGTTCTTGTAATTTAATTACTGTGATGactacatttgttttcattttttcatttcttttagaAGGTTACTTTGCTTCAGAGCCCATTATTATCTTAGGTTATGGTTTTATATTGCTATTACTatcttttctctgtggcttcacgATGAAGTTGGTTGGATTGgatccttgtgtacagccattgtagtgtacgcatggggtgtaacatcttgtcctgtgtagaTTGAATGGAATGGCTTTATACACATATACTGTGTCATTTCTGCAAGAACCCAGCTATAAGACAACTAAGATACAAAAAAGCCACGCTATTGCACTTAGGTGTTGCTGGTCTCCTCGTGTTGCACTCAAGATTACCAGAACACATATTCTgaattgaaatttctgttttcctgAAACATTTCTTGTGTAATTTGACAGCTTATTATAGAAATTTCTCATAATAAGCACTCATGTGAGAATTTGGACTTATGAGCAATGtaatttatataatatgtaatatacatGTAAGTCCAAATTCTTATACGAGTGTTTATTATGTGAGGGAAGGCTATtgtgttatttactgtatatatatatatatatatatatatatatatatacaattcTGTGGTTAACTTGTACATTTAATTAAGAGGGGTTTATTTTGGTTAATATTTACCTTGTATTTGACTGCTGTAAGGCTAATATTGACGAGGTGTCAcggtttaattttaaataaatgtttgggTTTATTTTTACCATGGACAAAGGTATAAAGTCACAGATGAGAGGACTAGTTGTAATCTAATTCATTAATTCTATCATATAGATTTGTTTTAGCCTTTTAATCGATTTTTTTAATAGTGTTCTCTGTTTACTTCCCAAACACAGTACACATGGTCTATGTCTATGTCTCTTGGCACAGCTAGGATCATCTGGGGAAAGTCAAATCTCAAGATGGGTGTTACTTATGTGTTTGTAAATGTGCTTCATTTGCATGTGCACAAAGAAAACAGGATCTCAAAAGATTCCGaaagatatatatatagcaCAGACAGTCCATATCCAGTTGTGCTAAAGAGCAGGAGAGGAAGGTGCAGAAAATATCTGAGAGCTACAGTAATGGCAAATTCTACTGTATGCTGTGCATTCGATTCTCCCATTTTGGATGAGGTCCTACCCCCTATCCTAATCTTGGAATTTATGTTTGGCCTGCTGGGAAATTCTGTAGCCCTGTGGAtgtttattcttcatttagATACGTGGAAACCCAACGCTGTCTACCTTACGCATCTGGCAGTAGCTGACTCAGTTGTCCTGTTCTGCCTCCCTTTTAGGGCAGATTATTATCGCCGGGGAAAGGATTGGATTTATGGTGATGTCCTCTGCCGGATCCTGCTTTTTTTGCTGGCTGCTAACAGGGCTGCGGGCATCTTCTTCCTCACGGCTGTGGCAGTGGATCGCTACTTAAAGATTGTTCACCCTCATAACTGCATCAATCGGATGGGTTTGAACTATGCTTTATTCATCTCCTCTGGATTGTGGGCGCTTATTGTAGCCATGACCGCCTATTTGCTGTTTGACAAGCATTTTTTTAGCCATAATAACCGTACCCAGTGTGAGAGCTTCAATATTTGTATGGGAGACAACCCTTTAGCCACATGGCACAATATCTTCTATGTAATTCAGTTCATTGTACCCGTGGGCATTGTAACATTTTGCACAGTCTGTGTGACATGGCAATTAAAGAGTAAGACAATCGACACCCAAGGAAAGATCAAGAGAGCTGTTCGATTTGTGTTGGCTGTGGCTCTAGTGTTCATCATCTGCTTCTTCCCCAGCAGCATGTCTCGCATTGCTGTTTGGATCCTAAAAGTCTGGCACAATGAGTGTTCATACTTTCAAGAGGCCAACCTTGCATTTTACACTTCAGTATGTTTTACCTACTTTAACAGTGTTCTCAATCCTTTGGTCTACTACTTCTCCAGCCCTGCTTTCAGCGGATCttttcaaaagcttttaaacAAACTACTTGGCCGAAAGATACCTGGGGAAGATATTTCGGCCAACAACAGCATCATCGTATCAGTTTCCTCAGGTAGATAATGTCAAGTAATACAGTCATAAGACCCTCAATAGGTGAATAGAcaataaattaatcaaattcTTTTCAATgtagttttattaatattaaatggaattaaaaatatgctttatgTAGCCGTGTGCCTTAAGGTAAAGGTAAAGGTAAAAGATCTCCATCTAATATCCTAAAATCCCAATTTAAAACCTAGCtttatatgaagaaaaataaagtctGTGCTATGATGTAAAAAGCTCAAAGATTCACATTTGTGGAAGTTTAACAAGGCCACGAAAATGGTTTCTATCCCTGtttcagaatgatttttttctgtgaatgtattgaaaacaataatataataaaaaaaaaaagtttgaaaaatgtaagatttgctgttttatagttttttttttgttttttgtaattgcAATTATAATTTTCAGCATGATATGAGATAAAAAGAATAGTTTAATAGTTAGATGTTACAGTTTATGCaattttatgcatgacaatgataaCACCAATATAAGTGCTAAGTGCagtttcctttactgtgccAATTTTTGTAGATGTTCAAGGGACTATGTACAATCTTTAAAgtttttacaaaacacacaacatactTTTCGGCAGGAAAAGGAACTAAGACTGTACCAAAtcaaagaacaaagaaaaactaaacaATTTCAATTTAGTAAGCTACCCCAGCtatagaaaaaacaaaacaaaaaaaggctcTTCAGTGTCTATGATGCCATAACTAACCTACTCTAATAATAACCAAAATCACAGGGAATGGCACCAGCCTCTTCCCTAATGTGTCTAGGCAGACTGGCAAAAACCTACTTGTTCAACATGTAGGTCACGTAATGCACTTACCTGTTCTCTTTTCCCCGAAGACAACAGCACCATAACAATAAACACTTACTCATCACACTCACCCAAAGTACAATGACTAAACAAACACg
Above is a genomic segment from Scleropages formosus chromosome 5, fSclFor1.1, whole genome shotgun sequence containing:
- the LOC108931194 gene encoding hydroxycarboxylic acid receptor 3-like — protein: MANSTVCCAFDSPILDEVLPPILILEFMFGLLGNSVALWMFILHLDTWKPNAVYLTHLAVADSVVLFCLPFRADYYRRGKDWIYGDVLCRILLFLLAANRAAGIFFLTAVAVDRYLKIVHPHNCINRMGLNYALFISSGLWALIVAMTAYLLFDKHFFSHNNRTQCESFNICMGDNPLATWHNIFYVIQFIVPVGIVTFCTVCVTWQLKSKTIDTQGKIKRAVRFVLAVALVFIICFFPSSMSRIAVWILKVWHNECSYFQEANLAFYTSVCFTYFNSVLNPLVYYFSSPAFSGSFQKLLNKLLGRKIPGEDISANNSIIVSVSSGR